The following coding sequences lie in one Trichoderma breve strain T069 chromosome 1, whole genome shotgun sequence genomic window:
- a CDS encoding metallo-beta-lactamase superfamily domain-containing protein has protein sequence MSPHIPIAHGHNIQAYTYWDSPVPAVFAGQNFTDPVIFNPTTFTLITTQNEAVLVDAPAVRSRAEPVATWIAEIIEHRKLSTIYITHGHGDHFFAAEAIQEHFPDASIRATQGTYEHMLEQLAPAIWDGLWVPTFPELGESPKPNPKVHVFPEGQDCFTVDGHEFRAVEVVGGDTASSTVLHYLAENTTPELRQNWIDAIDQIAKLHPKVVVPSHRQSTDDFGLEHLKATQDYIRTWTKLNAETTTWQELEAAVQKAYPKRYGNYILRISELVTKGDLQLP, from the exons ATGTCTCCCCATATCCCAATTGCCCATGGACACAACATCCAGGCCTACACATACTGGGACTCTCCCGTGCCAGCCGTTTTCGCTGGACAAAACTTTACAGATcccgtcatcttcaaccctACTACATTCACCTTGATCACTACGCAAAACGAAGCGGTGCTCGTTGATGCTCCCGCAGTTAGGTCTCGAGCCGAGCCAGTTGCGACTTGGATTGCTGAAATCATCGAACACCGAAAGCTGAGCACCATTTACATCACTCACGGCCATGGCGATCACTTTTTCGCCGCGGAAGCTATCCAGGAGCACTTCCCAGATGCCTCCATCCGCGCAACTCAGGGCACTTATGAGCACATGCTAGAACAGCTTGCTCCAGCAATTTGGGACGGCCTGTGGGTTCCTACATTTCCTGAGCTGGGAGAAAGCCCAAAGCCCAACCCCAAAGTCCACGTCTTCCCAGAAGGTCAAGATTGCTTTACAGTAGACGGCCACGAGTTCCGCGCTGTTGAAGTCGTTGGTGGTGATACTGCCTCATCCACCGTTCTTCAT TACCTCGCTGAAAACACAACACCTGAGCTCCGTCAGAACTGGATAGATGCCATTGACCAGATAGCCAAGCTTCATCCCAAGGTTGTCGTGCCATCTCACCGTCAATCCACGGACGACTTTGGGTTGGAGCACTTGAAGGCTACCCAGGATTACATCCGCACGTGGACAAAGCTCAATGCAGAAACCACCACTTGGCAGGAGTTGGAGGCGGCCGTCCAGAAGGCATACCCCAAGAGATATGGAAACTACATTCTTCGTATTTCGGAGCTGGTGACCAAGGGAGACTTGCAACTCCCATAA
- a CDS encoding calcineurin-like phosphoesterase domain-containing protein, which translates to MPQLLKTLIRKIRQPQIRIQILSDLHLEIGQQYMSYTFPVTAPFLLLAGDIGRLVDYGNYKAFLEMQASRYKKVFLVLGNHEFMNSTMIQEWSRWDDPDSNLTILGCTLCQIHIEEAEWLRKEVAQLATQDQDNSRQIVIVTHHAPCLQGTSKPADTNSPWTPAFATDLVTKGNWGNVTCWIFGHTHYSTDFQYKGIRLLANQWGYVFPKEKVKSKTKRDPHVFDPAMAIKL; encoded by the exons ATGCCACAATTACTAAAGACTTTAATACGAAAGATACGCCAGCCACAGATTCGGATACAGATCCTGTCCGATTTGCATCTCGAGATAGGCCAACAATATATGTCATATACCTTCCCGGTGACTGCACCATTTCTTCTACTGGCTGGCGATATCGGGAGACTGGTTGACTACGGCAACTACAAAGCGTTCCTCGAAATGCAAGCCTCTCGATATAAAAAGGTGTTTCTAGTGTTGGGAAACCACGAATTTATGAACTCGACTATGATTCAGGAGTGG TCTCGCTGGGATGACCCAGATTCCAATCTCACGATTCTGGGCTGCACGCTTTG TCAGATTCACATTGAGGAAGCTGAATGGCTTCGCAAAGAAGTTGCGCAATTGGCAACACAGGACCAAGATAATTCCAGGCAAATTGTCATCGTGACGCATCACGCACCGTGTTTACAAGGCACGTCCAAGCCGGCGGATACCAATAGCCCATGGACACCTGCGTTTGCGACCGATCTTGTAACCAAGGGAAACTGGGGTAATGTCACTTGCTGGATCTTCGGCCATACGCACTATTCTACGGATTTCCAGTATAAGGGTATTAGACTATTGGCAAACCAGTGGGGATATGTTTTTCCAAAGGAAAAGGTGAAGAGCAAGACTAAACGAGACCCGCATGTATTTGATCCCGCAATGGCTATCAAGTTATAA